The proteins below come from a single Flavobacterium lindanitolerans genomic window:
- the deoC gene encoding deoxyribose-phosphate aldolase, which produces MDIKQYLDSTYLKTPQQAGISEAENEKIVRSFVQEAIDEGFKLIMIRPDMVHMAKQMILKAGSKVLVGTVIGFPEGNYSLEHKLEEAEKAIKDGADELDFVCDYEAFKSGDLDLVKKEIMKGTQLGLSNHKVVKWIIEVAALNSQQIMHLSCLVKNVVISNFAEDNYASVFVKSSTGFYKTEDGLPNGATVPSIIMMLENASPLPVKAAGGVRTFEEAKEMIRLGVRRIGTSSAKAIANGEAANNDY; this is translated from the coding sequence ATGGATATCAAGCAATATTTAGATTCGACCTATTTAAAGACGCCGCAACAGGCAGGAATCAGTGAGGCAGAAAACGAAAAAATCGTCAGAAGCTTTGTTCAGGAAGCCATTGATGAAGGTTTTAAACTGATTATGATCCGTCCGGATATGGTGCATATGGCAAAACAAATGATTCTGAAAGCAGGCTCAAAAGTTTTGGTAGGAACCGTTATCGGATTTCCGGAAGGGAATTATTCTTTGGAGCATAAATTAGAAGAGGCCGAGAAAGCAATCAAAGACGGTGCTGATGAACTGGATTTTGTTTGCGATTATGAAGCGTTTAAAAGCGGCGATCTGGATTTGGTAAAAAAAGAAATCATGAAAGGAACCCAATTGGGATTGTCCAATCATAAAGTGGTAAAATGGATCATAGAGGTTGCGGCCCTGAATAGCCAGCAGATCATGCACCTGTCCTGTCTTGTGAAAAATGTGGTCATCTCTAATTTTGCTGAAGACAATTACGCGTCGGTTTTTGTTAAATCGTCTACCGGGTTTTATAAAACGGAGGATGGGCTTCCAAACGGCGCTACAGTTCCATCAATAATCATGATGTTGGAAAATGCATCGCCACTTCCGGTAAAGGCGGCAGGCGGTGTCAGGACTTTTGAGGAAGCAAAGGAAATGATTCGCTTAGGAGTTAGAAGAATCGGAACTTCTTCCGCTAAAGCAATTGCAAACGGAGAAGCGGCAAATAACGATTACTAA
- a CDS encoding gliding motility protein RemB, whose product MKKLLKIAILLLSVHSWAQSNREREQFPVFPKCERQQSENLEACFYNELQDFVFANFKVPQETTDKNYKGRVIVLFEVDTAGVFKVQYVDAVDASLAEESKRVFGFLPKIKPATYNGNPTYAKYTISINIPLEKQAAVVAEAKKEKTNAVIKDRSRELTEFDSIVYKKFDNPQLKSHLNIPFSHSLYAQFDRALNQVGSNNHTASKPYTYAEVSRYYDLEQANKMIQKNKQGWWGRKLWNENLVAIQGDGYWFTMNPILDLRMGKSDPGKADYTYQNTRGVQVQGEIGKELSFTASIYESQGRFADYYNRYAESIKPSGGNPAVIPGIGIAKRFKEDAYDFPMAEANISYTPSQFINLQLGYGRNFLGDGYRSLLQGDGTSPYPFFKINTNFWKIKYTNTYMWLKDVRPEVTEDNTYATKFMANHYLSWNVTKRWNLGFFESVVWANQNNRGFDASFINPIIFYRAVEFSSSSKSGNALLGLTSKYKFSNQIQLYGQFLLDEFSIADMKAGDQSWKNKFGYQLGAKYFDAFNIDNLLLQLEYNHVHPYVYAHSNPLTNYAHSNQSMGHQWGGNFKEFIAVARYFKGRWFADAKLTYGKRGLDFDTEENRFNYGGNIYKNYGEGRPFDTGVKTGQGNETTILIADLQGGYLVNPATNLKFFAGLIYRNFNPNVDTPTAFKEDTTWFSIGLRADLFNWYFDY is encoded by the coding sequence ATGAAAAAACTCCTAAAAATTGCCATCTTGCTTTTGTCTGTACATTCATGGGCGCAGAGTAACCGGGAAAGAGAGCAATTTCCTGTTTTTCCTAAATGCGAAAGACAACAGTCTGAAAATCTGGAAGCCTGTTTTTATAACGAGCTTCAGGATTTCGTGTTTGCTAATTTCAAAGTGCCGCAGGAAACAACAGATAAAAATTACAAAGGCAGGGTAATCGTACTTTTTGAAGTCGATACGGCCGGAGTTTTTAAAGTACAGTATGTGGATGCTGTTGATGCTTCACTGGCTGAAGAAAGTAAACGGGTTTTTGGTTTCTTGCCAAAGATAAAACCAGCCACTTATAATGGTAATCCAACCTATGCGAAATACACAATCAGCATTAATATTCCTTTGGAAAAACAGGCGGCTGTTGTGGCAGAAGCTAAAAAGGAAAAAACAAATGCTGTTATAAAAGACAGAAGCAGGGAACTGACGGAATTTGATAGCATTGTTTACAAAAAGTTTGATAATCCCCAGCTTAAAAGCCATCTGAATATTCCATTTTCACACAGCCTTTATGCTCAGTTTGACAGAGCTTTGAATCAGGTGGGAAGCAATAATCATACAGCTTCCAAACCTTATACTTATGCGGAAGTGTCCAGATATTATGATTTGGAACAAGCCAACAAAATGATTCAGAAAAACAAACAGGGTTGGTGGGGACGAAAACTCTGGAACGAAAATCTTGTGGCAATTCAGGGAGATGGCTATTGGTTCACGATGAACCCGATTTTGGATTTGCGAATGGGGAAAAGTGATCCGGGCAAGGCAGATTATACTTATCAGAATACCCGGGGTGTTCAGGTTCAGGGAGAAATTGGTAAAGAGCTAAGCTTTACTGCATCCATATATGAAAGTCAGGGGCGTTTTGCAGATTACTACAACAGATATGCCGAATCCATCAAGCCGTCAGGCGGTAATCCGGCAGTTATTCCCGGGATAGGAATTGCGAAGCGATTTAAGGAAGATGCTTATGATTTTCCAATGGCAGAGGCTAATATATCCTATACTCCGAGTCAATTCATTAACCTGCAATTGGGCTATGGAAGGAATTTTTTAGGTGATGGATACCGCTCTTTATTGCAAGGCGATGGAACAAGTCCGTATCCCTTCTTTAAAATCAATACCAATTTCTGGAAAATTAAATACACAAATACTTATATGTGGCTGAAAGACGTAAGGCCGGAAGTTACAGAAGACAATACCTACGCTACAAAATTCATGGCAAACCACTACCTGAGCTGGAATGTCACAAAAAGATGGAATCTCGGTTTTTTCGAATCTGTAGTATGGGCTAACCAGAACAATCGCGGTTTTGATGCCAGTTTCATTAATCCGATTATATTTTACAGAGCTGTAGAATTTTCATCATCTTCAAAAAGTGGTAATGCTCTTTTGGGTCTTACTTCAAAGTATAAATTCAGCAACCAGATCCAGTTGTATGGGCAATTCTTATTGGATGAATTTTCCATTGCCGATATGAAAGCCGGGGATCAAAGCTGGAAAAATAAATTCGGATACCAGCTTGGAGCAAAATATTTTGATGCTTTTAATATTGATAACCTGTTGTTGCAATTGGAGTACAATCATGTGCATCCATACGTTTATGCTCATAGCAATCCTTTAACCAATTATGCTCATAGCAACCAGAGTATGGGGCACCAATGGGGTGGTAACTTTAAAGAATTTATAGCCGTAGCCAGATATTTTAAAGGAAGATGGTTTGCCGATGCGAAACTTACCTACGGAAAAAGAGGGCTTGATTTCGATACGGAAGAAAATAGGTTTAATTACGGAGGCAATATCTATAAAAATTATGGGGAAGGAAGACCTTTTGATACCGGTGTTAAAACGGGTCAGGGAAATGAAACCACAATTCTTATTGCCGATTTACAGGGAGGCTACCTGGTTAATCCGGCCACAAACCTGAAATTTTTTGCGGGACTGATTTACAGAAACTTTAATCCGAATGTAGATACCCCAACAGCTTTTAAAGAAGATACGACATGGTTTTCAATAGGTTTAAGAGCCGATCTTTTTAACTGGTATTTTGATTATTAA
- the cyoE gene encoding heme o synthase has protein sequence MSTTANNFSLKSLYIDFREITKARLAVSVVFSSIAGYLLGFDDAHPFKWLTLFMLAVGGYCMVGASNAFNQIIEKDLDVLMDRTKNRPVPSGRMSVNTAFIIACVLTIIGLVILYNINPKTAMFGAISIFLYTSVYTPLKTKTPLSVFVGAFPGAIPFMLGWVAATDDFGIEAGTLFLIQFFWQFPHFWAIGWFLFDDYKKAGFFMLPTGKKDKTTATQIILYTVWVIVASLLPAFFPVIGLVGSKLQLSPIAAVVVLLLGIWMLVYAVKLYKSREAKAARTLMLVSVSYITLLQIVYIADKFLR, from the coding sequence TTGAGCACTACAGCAAATAACTTCTCTTTAAAATCCCTGTATATTGATTTCAGAGAAATCACCAAGGCAAGATTGGCGGTTAGCGTAGTTTTTTCTTCTATAGCCGGCTACCTGCTGGGCTTTGATGATGCGCATCCATTCAAATGGCTCACTTTGTTTATGCTTGCCGTTGGAGGCTACTGCATGGTGGGGGCGTCAAATGCTTTCAATCAAATTATAGAAAAAGATCTGGATGTTTTGATGGATAGGACCAAAAATCGTCCTGTGCCGTCCGGAAGAATGTCAGTAAACACGGCCTTTATTATTGCTTGTGTCCTGACAATAATCGGTTTGGTAATCCTTTACAATATCAATCCTAAAACCGCCATGTTTGGCGCAATTTCTATTTTTCTTTATACGAGCGTCTACACGCCGTTAAAAACCAAAACCCCATTATCTGTTTTTGTGGGAGCTTTTCCCGGAGCCATCCCTTTTATGTTAGGATGGGTTGCGGCTACAGATGATTTCGGAATCGAAGCAGGAACACTTTTCCTGATTCAGTTTTTCTGGCAATTCCCTCATTTTTGGGCTATTGGATGGTTTTTGTTTGATGACTACAAAAAAGCAGGATTCTTTATGCTGCCAACAGGGAAAAAAGATAAAACCACAGCAACCCAAATTATATTGTATACAGTCTGGGTGATTGTGGCCTCATTGCTTCCGGCATTCTTCCCGGTGATAGGTCTTGTTGGAAGTAAATTGCAACTAAGTCCAATTGCAGCGGTTGTTGTATTGCTGTTAGGGATTTGGATGTTGGTTTATGCAGTGAAATTGTATAAGTCCCGTGAAGCAAAAGCGGCACGAACACTAATGTTGGTGAGCGTGTCTTACATTACCCTGCTGCAGATTGTATATATAGCAGATAAATTTTTACGATAA
- a CDS encoding cytochrome c oxidase subunit 3 yields the protein MEMTIKGMTANEHKERKARSYKLILWFAMISMTMMFAGLTSAYVVSASRPDWLKDFDLPSAFYASTVVIVISSLTFHFAKKAIQKDNRSLTTSLLLVTLALGLLFVFLQFEGFNQMIAMGLNPTGPTSTVTTSFIYVVVLVHFAHLFGGLISLLIIIYNHFKQKYNSGQTLGIELGAMFWHFLDFLWLYLFLFLYFFK from the coding sequence ATGGAAATGACGATAAAAGGAATGACAGCTAACGAGCATAAGGAAAGAAAAGCAAGATCATACAAACTGATTTTGTGGTTTGCAATGATTAGCATGACAATGATGTTTGCCGGATTAACCAGTGCTTATGTTGTGAGTGCTTCAAGACCGGACTGGTTAAAAGATTTTGACCTGCCAAGTGCATTTTATGCCAGTACGGTTGTAATTGTAATCAGCAGTCTGACATTTCATTTTGCAAAAAAAGCAATTCAAAAAGATAACAGAAGCCTGACGACTTCGCTTTTACTGGTGACTTTGGCGCTGGGATTACTTTTCGTTTTTCTGCAGTTTGAAGGTTTTAACCAAATGATTGCTATGGGGCTTAATCCTACAGGACCAACAAGTACAGTAACTACTTCTTTTATCTATGTAGTCGTATTGGTTCACTTTGCCCACCTTTTTGGGGGTCTGATATCGCTTTTAATCATAATTTATAATCATTTTAAACAAAAATACAATTCAGGTCAAACCCTTGGAATAGAGCTAGGTGCGATGTTTTGGCACTTTCTGGACTTTCTGTGGTTGTATTTGTTTTTATTTTTATATTTCTTTAAATAA
- a CDS encoding cytochrome c oxidase subunit 3: protein MGSTVTTANSEGKIWGGGNEPMGINYGKMMMWFFIVSDALTFSGFLAAYGFSRYKFIETWPLADEVFNHFPFMHGVDAPMYYVALMTFILIFSSVTMVLAVDAGHQMKKQKVAIYMFLTIIGGGIFLGSQAWEWKNFIKGEYGAVETKGGSILQFVDATTGKRVKLSDVAIPLHEEREQLSRNKGFWFSKESTLPTYSVNEVVEGFKANPNILVRTEAIYHPSMAKNVGVHPELNKSTHKHKTILTREESLKRLADVHYVVEGANLIRNEYGQKLFANFFFFITGFHGFHVFTGVLINVLIFLNVVLGTYEKRRSYEMVEKVGLYWHFVDLVWVFVFTFFYLV, encoded by the coding sequence ATGGGATCTACTGTTACTACTGCAAATAGTGAAGGTAAAATTTGGGGAGGCGGCAACGAGCCTATGGGAATTAATTATGGCAAAATGATGATGTGGTTTTTCATCGTGTCTGATGCCTTAACATTCTCTGGATTTCTTGCTGCATACGGTTTTTCAAGATATAAATTCATTGAAACTTGGCCTTTGGCGGATGAAGTTTTCAATCACTTTCCATTTATGCACGGTGTGGATGCTCCGATGTACTATGTGGCATTAATGACTTTTATTCTTATTTTCTCATCCGTAACGATGGTATTGGCAGTTGATGCAGGCCACCAGATGAAAAAACAAAAAGTTGCAATCTATATGTTCCTTACCATTATTGGTGGTGGAATCTTCTTGGGTTCTCAGGCTTGGGAATGGAAAAACTTCATCAAAGGAGAATATGGAGCTGTTGAAACTAAAGGAGGAAGCATCCTGCAATTTGTAGATGCAACTACCGGAAAAAGAGTAAAGCTTTCTGATGTGGCAATTCCGCTTCACGAAGAAAGAGAGCAGTTGTCAAGAAATAAAGGATTCTGGTTTTCAAAAGAAAGCACATTGCCAACTTATTCTGTAAACGAAGTAGTAGAAGGATTCAAGGCTAACCCTAATATATTGGTTAGAACTGAAGCGATTTACCACCCGTCTATGGCGAAAAATGTTGGAGTTCACCCTGAATTGAACAAATCAACTCACAAACACAAAACAATCTTAACAAGAGAAGAGTCTCTGAAAAGATTAGCTGATGTTCACTATGTTGTTGAAGGAGCTAACCTGATTAGAAACGAATACGGTCAAAAATTATTTGCGAACTTCTTTTTCTTTATCACAGGTTTCCACGGTTTCCACGTATTTACAGGAGTTTTAATCAACGTGTTGATTTTCCTTAATGTGGTATTAGGAACTTATGAAAAAAGAAGAAGCTACGAAATGGTTGAGAAAGTTGGACTTTACTGGCACTTTGTCGATTTAGTTTGGGTATTTGTATTTACATTCTTCTACTTAGTTTAA
- a CDS encoding cytochrome C oxidase subunit IV family protein, whose protein sequence is MAHAHEHVSNTKRIWKVFILLSVVTIIEVAFGIYKPAILHDTLFLQMNLLNWLFIGLTIYKAYYIVWAFMHLEGEKSNLRWSIVAPLVFLIIYLVFILLVEGNYVFDVFKSSQIKWNF, encoded by the coding sequence ATGGCACACGCACACGAGCACGTTTCTAATACGAAAAGAATTTGGAAGGTTTTTATATTACTATCTGTTGTAACTATTATAGAAGTTGCATTTGGTATATACAAACCGGCTATTTTGCACGATACTTTGTTTCTTCAGATGAATCTGCTTAATTGGTTGTTCATTGGATTGACAATATATAAGGCATATTATATCGTTTGGGCATTCATGCACCTTGAAGGCGAGAAAAGTAATCTTAGGTGGAGTATTGTGGCACCTTTAGTATTCTTAATTATCTATTTAGTGTTCATCTTACTAGTTGAAGGTAATTATGTTTTTGATGTGTTCAAGAGTTCTCAGATAAAATGGAATTTTTAA
- a CDS encoding SCO family protein codes for MKNKSYIGISFIILVFGIYAIPKIIDRVKNNDVSVQDRLNVPAKEKKSEEAKNLVKIGNAPQFSLTDQNGKTISNKDYEGKVYVVEFFFSTCPTICPVMNQNMRMIEDEFGKNENFGIASFTINPVNDTPEVLKEHAKQLGVTSPNWHFLTGDQEYIYKIANKGFNIYAGESKKEGDAGFEHSGYFALVDKKGNIRSRKDKSGNPIIFYTGLNYKDKEGFQDDLQGKYKPGIHAIKEDIAILLEE; via the coding sequence ATGAAAAATAAATCATACATCGGAATTTCGTTTATTATTCTGGTTTTTGGAATCTATGCCATTCCGAAAATCATTGACAGGGTAAAAAATAATGATGTTTCTGTACAGGACAGATTAAACGTTCCGGCAAAGGAAAAAAAATCGGAAGAAGCTAAAAATCTGGTTAAGATTGGAAACGCTCCGCAATTTAGCCTCACAGACCAAAACGGAAAAACCATATCCAACAAAGATTATGAAGGAAAGGTTTATGTGGTAGAATTTTTCTTCTCTACCTGTCCGACTATCTGTCCGGTGATGAATCAGAACATGCGCATGATAGAAGATGAGTTTGGAAAGAATGAAAATTTCGGAATTGCTTCCTTTACTATAAACCCTGTAAACGATACGCCGGAAGTTTTAAAGGAGCATGCAAAACAATTAGGAGTAACTTCTCCTAACTGGCATTTCCTAACCGGCGACCAGGAGTATATTTATAAAATTGCCAATAAAGGATTCAATATTTATGCCGGCGAAAGTAAAAAAGAGGGCGATGCCGGATTTGAACATTCGGGTTACTTTGCCTTGGTTGATAAAAAAGGAAACATCCGAAGCAGAAAAGATAAATCAGGAAATCCTATCATATTCTATACGGGACTCAACTATAAAGACAAGGAAGGTTTTCAGGATGACCTGCAAGGGAAATACAAACCGGGCATTCATGCCATCAAAGAAGATATTGCAATTTTATTAGAAGAATAA
- a CDS encoding DUF420 domain-containing protein encodes MDNNLNAVELKYRKWIIVLSIAIPLVVAILFGVKLKDFGYDVKPLSFLPPIYAAINGITAILLVSAVMAVKNGKRKLHENLMKTAIACSVAFLGMYVAYHMTAESTPYGGEGISRYIYFFILLTHILLSIIIIPFVLITYVRALAERFDKHRKLARITYPMWLYVAVTGVIVYLMISPYYAH; translated from the coding sequence ATGGATAACAATCTGAATGCTGTTGAACTGAAATATAGAAAGTGGATTATTGTTTTGTCAATAGCCATCCCTCTTGTTGTAGCTATCCTTTTTGGTGTAAAGCTAAAGGATTTCGGATATGACGTCAAACCATTATCATTCCTGCCGCCAATTTATGCTGCTATCAACGGAATTACCGCAATCCTTTTGGTTTCGGCTGTTATGGCAGTTAAGAACGGAAAAAGAAAATTGCATGAAAATTTAATGAAAACGGCTATTGCGTGTTCGGTAGCGTTTTTAGGGATGTATGTAGCCTATCATATGACTGCAGAAAGTACTCCTTACGGCGGAGAAGGAATATCCAGATACATTTACTTTTTTATATTGCTCACACATATTCTTTTGTCGATAATCATTATTCCTTTTGTTCTTATAACCTATGTAAGAGCTTTGGCAGAACGATTTGATAAACACAGAAAACTGGCAAGAATAACCTATCCTATGTGGCTCTATGTGGCTGTCACCGGAGTTATAGTCTATCTAATGATTTCTCCTTATTATGCGCATTAA
- a CDS encoding DUF4403 family protein — protein MGKYFSLSISLLTLLLVSSCATTKKIEALKPEPDDASPLVYENSTSFINLPVKIKLKDIESQTNKLLNDVIYEDKNIEDDDIQMKVWKLADIKISEEKGKIKTVLPLKINIHYRYGIDRLGIKLYDTREINMNGVITLISDVGLTNWKMNTDTSIKSLEWNESPTIVIAGKNVAITYLINPAIRLFKSKIENNLDEAIKKSMDFKPNVLDALEKICTPFQMSETYDSWLRIVPIELYATNSKLQKDMVSFEMGLKCNMETIVGQQPKNKLDRDKIVLKPVTKMPDYISANIAAISTYQDASKLMTKNFQGQEFGSGKRKVTVKKVDIWQKNNKMIIALDLLGSVTGTIYLSGYPQYNDATKEIYFDQLDYVLDTKDKLIRTANWLASGMVLRKMQESCRYSIKPNLEEGKKNMMNYLKNYSPMPGVFVNGNIEGIEFKKIQLTNKAIIAFITVNGKVDVSIDGLK, from the coding sequence ATGGGTAAATATTTTAGCCTATCAATCTCATTACTAACCTTACTACTGGTGAGCAGCTGTGCCACCACAAAGAAAATAGAGGCTTTAAAACCGGAACCTGACGATGCTTCGCCTCTGGTTTATGAAAACTCGACATCATTTATCAACCTTCCAGTAAAAATAAAGCTGAAGGACATCGAAAGTCAGACGAATAAGCTGCTGAATGATGTTATCTATGAAGATAAAAACATTGAAGACGACGACATACAGATGAAAGTCTGGAAACTTGCCGACATAAAAATTTCCGAAGAGAAAGGAAAAATAAAGACCGTACTTCCTTTAAAAATCAACATCCATTACCGATACGGTATTGACAGGTTAGGAATTAAACTATACGACACGCGCGAAATCAACATGAATGGTGTTATTACACTGATAAGCGACGTTGGGCTTACCAACTGGAAGATGAACACCGATACTTCTATAAAGTCATTGGAATGGAACGAAAGCCCTACTATTGTAATTGCAGGTAAAAACGTAGCCATTACCTACCTGATAAATCCCGCCATTCGCCTTTTCAAATCCAAAATAGAGAATAATCTGGACGAAGCGATTAAAAAGTCAATGGATTTTAAGCCTAACGTGTTAGACGCTTTGGAAAAAATATGTACGCCATTTCAAATGAGCGAAACCTATGATTCCTGGCTACGTATTGTGCCGATAGAACTATACGCGACCAATTCCAAGCTCCAGAAAGACATGGTTTCTTTTGAGATGGGATTGAAGTGCAACATGGAAACCATCGTAGGACAGCAACCAAAAAACAAACTCGACAGGGATAAAATCGTATTAAAACCGGTAACCAAAATGCCGGATTATATCTCTGCCAATATTGCTGCCATCTCAACCTATCAGGATGCTTCAAAATTGATGACAAAAAATTTCCAGGGACAGGAGTTTGGTTCCGGAAAAAGAAAAGTGACCGTAAAAAAGGTAGATATCTGGCAAAAAAACAACAAAATGATTATTGCCCTGGATTTATTAGGTTCGGTTACGGGAACCATTTATCTTTCCGGCTATCCGCAATATAACGACGCGACCAAAGAAATCTATTTTGACCAGCTGGATTATGTACTGGACACTAAAGACAAGCTTATCAGAACAGCGAACTGGCTGGCTTCCGGAATGGTGTTGAGAAAGATGCAGGAAAGCTGCCGCTACTCTATCAAACCTAATCTTGAAGAAGGCAAAAAGAATATGATGAATTATCTGAAGAATTATTCTCCTATGCCGGGTGTTTTTGTGAACGGGAATATTGAAGGAATCGAATTCAAAAAGATTCAGCTCACAAACAAGGCCATCATTGCATTTATTACCGTGAATGGAAAAGTGGATGTCAGTATAGACGGATTGAAATAA
- a CDS encoding TolC family protein, with protein MKKTFVSKIILIFALFSGLASNAQAKKWTLQECVQYALDNNISIKQADLDSQVAEIDKKDAFGNFLPSINGSAVHSWNIGLNQNITTGLLENQTVQFTSAGLNANIDIYRGLQNINRMKKARLSIIAAQYKLSKMKDDVSLNVANAFLQILFNKENLKVQKEQLQNNEKQKERTKALVDAGSVPRGDLLDIDATVASSQQAVIVAENTLLISKLSLAQLLQIEDFQNFDIQDNDYEVRESEVMLQSPSAIFEKAKEERAELKIAKANLDIAEKDVQIARGAYQPSLQGFYSFSTRASYSDRIVDYNLNAQNPTRVIGVVEGTNQNVVTQNLSPILGKPAPIFDQFSDNKGHSFGFQLNIPILNGLSARNNVERSKVALERSRTLYSQQELDLERNVYTAFTDAKGALKSYESALVALEARTEAFNYAKEKFEVGLMNAFELNQAQTLYVNAQSEVLRTKFDYIFRVKVLEFYFGIPIQKQ; from the coding sequence ATGAAAAAAACATTCGTCAGTAAAATTATTTTGATTTTTGCCTTGTTCTCAGGGCTCGCATCAAATGCTCAGGCAAAAAAATGGACTTTGCAGGAGTGCGTGCAATATGCATTAGATAATAATATTTCTATCAAACAAGCCGATTTAGACAGTCAGGTTGCTGAAATTGACAAGAAAGATGCCTTTGGGAATTTTTTGCCAAGCATTAACGGTAGTGCTGTCCATTCCTGGAACATTGGTCTGAACCAGAACATTACAACCGGTTTGCTTGAAAACCAGACGGTGCAGTTTACTTCTGCCGGACTAAATGCCAACATTGATATTTACAGAGGCCTTCAAAACATAAACAGGATGAAGAAAGCCAGGCTTTCTATCATTGCAGCGCAATACAAGCTGTCTAAGATGAAAGACGATGTTTCCCTGAATGTAGCCAATGCCTTTTTACAGATTCTTTTCAATAAGGAAAACCTGAAAGTTCAGAAAGAACAACTACAAAACAACGAAAAGCAAAAAGAAAGAACCAAAGCATTGGTTGATGCAGGTTCTGTTCCAAGAGGTGATTTGTTGGATATAGATGCTACAGTAGCCAGCAGTCAGCAGGCTGTAATCGTGGCTGAAAACACACTGCTTATCTCTAAATTGAGTCTGGCGCAGTTGCTGCAGATTGAAGATTTCCAGAATTTTGATATTCAGGACAACGACTATGAAGTAAGAGAAAGTGAAGTAATGCTGCAATCGCCTTCTGCCATCTTTGAAAAGGCAAAGGAAGAAAGAGCCGAACTTAAAATCGCCAAAGCAAATCTGGATATAGCAGAAAAAGATGTACAGATTGCAAGAGGTGCCTATCAGCCAAGTCTGCAAGGTTTTTATAGCTTTAGTACCAGGGCTTCCTATTCAGACAGGATTGTTGATTATAATCTTAATGCACAAAACCCTACAAGGGTGATAGGGGTTGTTGAAGGTACGAACCAGAATGTGGTTACACAAAATCTTTCTCCCATTTTAGGAAAACCGGCGCCTATTTTTGACCAGTTTAGCGATAATAAAGGACATTCTTTCGGTTTCCAATTGAATATCCCAATATTAAACGGATTATCTGCAAGAAACAATGTAGAACGTTCAAAGGTGGCTTTGGAACGCTCAAGAACATTATACAGCCAGCAGGAACTGGATTTGGAACGAAATGTTTATACTGCTTTTACAGATGCCAAAGGTGCCTTGAAATCATATGAATCAGCATTGGTGGCATTAGAAGCAAGAACAGAAGCGTTTAATTACGCAAAAGAAAAGTTTGAAGTCGGATTAATGAATGCTTTTGAGCTGAACCAGGCCCAGACACTGTATGTGAATGCGCAATCGGAAGTCCTGAGGACAAAATTCGATTATATCTTCAGAGTGAAAGTTTTAGAATTTTATTTCGGCATACCTATCCAAAAACAATAA